The following are encoded in a window of Thermostichus vulcanus str. 'Rupite' genomic DNA:
- a CDS encoding DUF6920 family protein, which yields MVRILGFVLLALVLFGLVAVWYGGSHWQAQTQALRSGLKTAPPSLACYDPQELEGLPPPVQRYFRAVLSEGQPLVHSVYIRHTGTFNLSENGDHWRPFTSTQWVTTQPPGFLWDAQIPMLPGVVARVHDAYIQGEGILHAALLGLIPLVHLQDRTETAAGELMRWFAETAWYPTALLPSQGVQWDPVDDSSAWATIRDGDLSLRLLFHFDAEGLIQTVRAEARGRAVGGEVIPTPWEGRWSAYERRQGMLVPTQGEVAWILADGAKPYWRGQITELAYEFNQ from the coding sequence ATGGTCAGAATCCTTGGCTTTGTTCTGCTGGCTCTTGTGCTGTTCGGCCTTGTGGCAGTTTGGTACGGCGGATCCCATTGGCAGGCACAGACACAGGCGCTTCGGTCAGGTCTTAAAACGGCCCCACCCTCCCTGGCTTGCTACGACCCGCAAGAGCTGGAGGGGCTACCGCCGCCTGTGCAGCGCTACTTCCGCGCCGTCCTATCCGAGGGGCAACCGTTGGTTCACTCTGTGTACATCCGTCATACGGGCACCTTTAACCTCAGCGAGAACGGCGACCATTGGCGACCCTTCACCTCCACCCAATGGGTGACGACACAACCTCCTGGATTTTTGTGGGATGCTCAGATACCCATGCTGCCGGGCGTAGTGGCGCGAGTGCATGATGCCTACATTCAGGGAGAAGGGATCCTCCATGCCGCGCTGTTGGGCCTGATCCCGCTGGTGCATCTGCAAGACAGAACTGAGACTGCCGCCGGGGAACTGATGCGCTGGTTTGCAGAAACCGCTTGGTATCCAACGGCTTTGCTGCCTAGTCAGGGGGTGCAGTGGGATCCCGTGGATGACAGCTCCGCCTGGGCCACCATTCGGGATGGCGACTTGAGCTTGAGGTTGCTGTTTCACTTTGACGCTGAGGGGTTGATCCAGACCGTCCGAGCGGAAGCCCGTGGACGCGCTGTGGGGGGAGAGGTGATCCCCACCCCTTGGGAAGGGCGTTGGTCAGCCTACGAGCGGCGGCAGGGTATGCTGGTGCCCACGCAAGGGGAGGTGGCCTGGATTTTGGCCGATGGGGCAAAACCCTACTGGCGGGGTCAGATCACTGAGCTAGCCTACGAATTTAACCAGTAG
- a CDS encoding ester cyclase encodes MFYRRCRGETTVATTQDLPLWVQDREAVIQHDEGVQWRDGQRPDYSRTNTFLEQERQCNHAEGSLNAIAHNLVRVFEMEASFKTNPQQWLSIVTDKFRMSTNGGKAYTAEDIVERGTYNLFLEDSDHYRASEETFESSYNLFHNAFPDGFHWELVEVVAGPPNVVFKWRHWGTFKGAYKGYQPTGETIEVVGLSIAKVTEDLKIESVEHFFDTNNMLMKLTSGKCPVSH; translated from the coding sequence ATGTTCTATCGCAGATGTAGGGGGGAGACAACTGTGGCGACAACACAAGACTTACCGCTCTGGGTGCAAGATCGTGAAGCCGTGATTCAGCATGATGAGGGTGTGCAATGGCGTGATGGTCAACGGCCAGACTACTCACGAACCAATACTTTTCTCGAACAAGAGCGTCAATGCAATCATGCGGAAGGCTCCTTGAACGCTATTGCCCACAATCTGGTGCGGGTGTTTGAGATGGAAGCCTCCTTCAAAACCAATCCCCAGCAGTGGCTGTCTATCGTCACAGATAAGTTTCGCATGAGCACCAATGGCGGCAAGGCATATACAGCCGAGGACATTGTAGAGCGGGGCACCTACAACCTCTTTTTAGAAGACTCCGATCATTATCGGGCCTCCGAAGAAACCTTTGAGTCCTCCTATAACCTCTTCCATAATGCTTTCCCGGATGGTTTCCACTGGGAACTGGTTGAAGTGGTGGCAGGCCCTCCCAATGTTGTTTTTAAGTGGAGACACTGGGGGACATTCAAGGGGGCTTATAAAGGTTACCAGCCTACTGGAGAAACCATTGAAGTGGTGGGGCTCAGCATCGCCAAAGTCACTGAGGATCTGAAGATTGAATCGGTGGAACACTTCTTTGATACGAATAACATGCTGATGAAACTGACGAGTGGCAAATGCCCCGTTAGCCACTAA